In Micromonospora cremea, the genomic window TCGACGACGACCGCGAGCAGGCCGAGGCTCATCGCGGTGGTCAGCTTAGTGGCCACGTACGCGGTCGGGCGCAGCGGAGTGAGCCGCAGCTGCCGGCTCCAGCCCAGCGCCCGCTCGGTGGCCACCGCGCCGCCGGCGCTGGTGGTCGCCACCATGGCCGCGTAGACGGCCAAGCTGATCATGACGTACGCCGTCACCGGGCGGCCGTTGTCCAGCGTCTGCCCGCCCTGCGGCAGGCCGAAGATGAGGAAGAAGACGCCCGGCATGATCAGCGTGAACGCGAGCGTCCGGCGGTTGCGCAGCACCCTGCGCAGCTCGATGCGCAGGACGGCCGGGGCGAAACCGCCCAGGGCGGGCAGCCGGCGGTCCGGTTCGTCGGTCCGGTCGGTACGGGTGGCGGCGGGGGTGGCCGGCAGGGTGGTCATCTCAGGCTCCGGTGTGCTCGGTGGTCAGGGCGAGGAAGGCGTCCTCGAGGTTGCGGGAGGTGATCTCCACGTCCCGGGCCGCGGTCCGGGTGAGCAGGTGTCGGGCGATCGCGTCCGAGTCGCCGGTGCGCACCAGCACGCTGTCGCCGCGTACCTCGACGGCGTCCACGCCGGGCAGCGCGGCGAGGGCGGCCTGGTCGGCGCACGGCAGGGTGGCGCGGACGGTACGGCCGGCGGCCAGGTTCTTGATCTCCGCGGTGGTGCCGTCGGCGACGACGCGCCCCTGCCGGACCAGCACGATCCGGTCGGCGTACGCGTCCGCCTCATCCAGGTAGTGGGTGGCGAAGATGACCGTCCGCCCGGCGCGCGCGTCCCGGCGCAGGGCCTGCCAGAAGTCCCGCCGACCCTCGACGTCCATGCCGGTGGTCGGCTCATCGAGCACCATCAGATCCGGGTCGGGCAGCAGTGCGAGCGCGAAGCGCAGCCGCTGCTGCTGGCCGCCGGAGCAGCGCCCGACCACCCGGTCGGCGATGTCGGCGATGCCGGCCCGCTCCAGCACCTCGGCCGCCGGTCGGGTGTGCCGGTAGAAGTGCGCGCTCATCTGGACGGTCTCGCCGACGGTGAGGTCCTTGAGCAGCCCGCCGGTCTGGAGCACGGCGGCGACCCGGCCCCGGGCCACCGCGTCGTCCGGGGTGCTGCCGAGGATCCGGACCGTGCCCGCGTCCGGCCGGGCCAGCCCGAGCAGCATGTCGATGGTGGTGGTCTTGCCCGCGCCGTTGGGGCCGAGGAACGCCACCACCTCGCCAGGCTGCACCCGCAGGCTCAGCCCGTCGACCGCGGTGACGGCGCCGAAGGTCTTGGTGAGGCCGTTGAGTTCGACGGCCGGGTGCGTACTGGTCATGTCAGTCATGCTCCGGCGACGCGGGGGCCGGTACCCGGAGCGGCCGTCACGTTCCGCCCGTGACATTTGTCAGGGGCCGCCCCGGCGCGGGTGAGCAGCCCGGGCCTGACAGCGGAGGAATTCCGCGCACGGCAGCGGGTAACCGCCGGGCCGGACGCCGCGACAAGGGGGAACGCGATGGGTGCCACGCCGCAGGGTCAGGTCGACACGGTCGTGCTGGTCCACGGGCTCTGGATGACATCGCGCAGCTGGGAGGGGTGGGCGCAGCGGTTCGCCGCCCGGGGTCTGCGGGTGCTCACGCCCTCCTGGCCCGGGATGGACCGGGACGTCGAGCGTCTGCGCGACGACCCCGCCCCGATCGCCGAGCAGAGCATCGCCGGGATCGTCAAGCACTACGACGGACTCATCCGGACCCTACCCAGTCCGCCGATCATCATGGGGCACTCGTTCGGTGGGCTGATCACCCAGCTCCTGGTCGACCGGGGCCTCGGGGCGGCGGCGGTGGGAGTGCACCCCGCGCCGGTGAAGGGGGTGCTCAAGCTGCCGCTGAGCACGTTGCGCTCCGCCTTCTCGATCCTGCGCAGCCCCGCCAACCGGCACCGGGCTGTCCCGTTCACCCCCGAGGACTTCCACTACGCCTTCGGCAACACGATGAGCCGGGAAGACTCCGACCGGGCCTGGCAGCGGTACGCCGTTCCGGGCGCCGGGCGGGTGCTCTTCGAGGGCTCGTTCGCCAACCTGGACCCGCGCTCACCCGCCCGCGTCGACACCGGACGTGACAATCGGGCGCCGCTGCTGCTGATAGCTGGCGAGGTCGACCACGTGGTGCCACCGACGGTTGTCAAATCGAACGCCGCGCTCTACCAGAAGTCCCGGGCGCTCACCGCGTACCAGGAGTTCCCCGGCCGGTCGCACTTCACCGTCGGGCAGGACGGCTGGGAGGAGATCGCCGACTACGCGCTGGACTGGGCGCTGCGCGCGGCGGCACTGCCCCGGGAGGCGACCATCGCCAGCGAGAGTCCGCGCCGCTGAGCTTGCGCCGTGCCGGCGCGCTGTCGGGCGCATGGGCGGGCCGAGCGCGGGTAACGGGCAGGGATGAGGGCGAGCTTCCGGCTTGGCCGGATCGCGGGTGTACCGGTCGGCGTCAACTGGAGTGTTCTGGTCATCTTCGCGCTGATCGCCTGGGGGCTGGCGGCCAACCAGTTCCCCCGGTCCTACCCCGACCGCGCCCCGCTGGCGTACACCCTGGCCGGGCTGGCCGCGGCGGTGGTCTTCTTCGTCGGCCTGCTCGCCCACGAGGTGTCCCACGCGATCGTCGCCAAACGCAACGGGCTGGAGGTCGGGGGCATCACCCTCTGGCTGTTCGGCGGGGTGGCCGAGCTGAGGGGCGAGCCCCGCGACCCGGGCGCGGAGCTGCGGATCTCCGGGATCGGCCCGCTGGTCAGCCTGCTGCTCGGGGCCTTCTTCGGCGTCATCGCCGCGCTGCTCGCGCTGGCCGGGCAGGGTGGCCTGCTGCTCGGGGTGATGGCCTGGCTGGCCGGCATCAACGTGCTGCTGGCCATCTTCAACGTCCTGCCGGCCGCGCCGCTGGACGGCGGGCGGCTGCTGCGCGCGGCCGTGTGGAAGGCGACCGGCGACCGCGCCCGGGCGTCGGTGGTCGCCGCCCGGGCCGGCTGGGTGCTCGGCGCGCTGCTGATCGGTCTCGGGCTGTGGCAGTTCCTGTCCGGGGTGGGATTCGGCGGGCTCTGGCTGGCGCTGATCGGCTGGTTCCTGATCGGGGCCGCCGGAATGGAGGAGCGGCAGGCCCGCACCGGCAGCGCGTTGCGCGGGATCCGGGTCGGCGAGGTGATGACCCCGCAGCCGCAGACCGCCTCGGCGGAGATGACCGTCGCCGACTTCGTCGACCACTACCTGTTCGCGTACCGGCATTCGGCGCTGCCACTCACCGAGGACGGCCGGCCGACCGGCCTGGTCACCCTGGACCGGGTACGGGGCGTACCGGCCGACCGGCGGCCGTCGACCACGCTGGCCGAGGTGGCCTGCCGGGCCGACGAACTGGTCCTCGCCCAACCCGGCGAGGAACTCAACGACCTGCTCCCCCGGCTCAGTGAGTGCGCCGACGGCCGGGCCCTGGTGGTGACCGACGGCCGGCTGGTCGGCATCGTCTCACCCAGCGACATCAGCCGCGCCGTCCAACGGGGCACCCTCCGCACCGCCCCACCCACCCAACCCACCCAACCCACCCCCGCCCCACCCCGGTGATCAACCCCGCGTCGTACTGCGGTGATCATGAAGTTAGCGGCGCGACACGCCGACAGCAGTGCCGCTAACTTCATGATCGACCCTGCAAGGGGCGTGGGTGGGTCAGGAGTGGGGGCAGGTGTCGCCGTATTCCTGGATGGTGGTGGAGGGTCGCGGGGCGGGGCAGAGGAACTGTTCGTAGCGGGTGTCGTCGTCCACGAAGCGCTTAAGCCGGGAGATGCTGTACTTCGCCACCGTCACGTTCGGCGAGGTGGGTGCGGAGTGGCTGGCGGCGTTGAGTTCGAGGTACGCCTTGTCCAGCGTGGCCGGCAGGCTCGTGTAGAACGGCTCCGAGTGCGACGAGACGGGCGCCACCGAGTCGTTCTCCGCGCCGACCACCAGCGTCGGCACCCGTACGCCCGGCCAGTTCTTGACGGTGTGCCAGCCGGTCAGCGGGATCGCGGCCTGCAGCTGCGGCCGGGTGTTCGCCGCCGAGAGGCTGCCGCCGCCACCCATCGAATGGCCCATCACCGCGAGCCGGTTACGGTCGACGCGGGTACGCACGCTGCTGGTGTTGGTCAGGTGGTCCAGGGCGGCGAGCAGCTGGGTGCCCCGGCTGGCCGGCTGGTCGTAGCGGGACAGCGTGTCGATCGTGATCACCACGAAGCCCTGCGAGGCCAGTCGTGGCCCCAGCCAGGCCACACTGGACTAGGTCGCGGTGTAGCCGGGCGAGATCGCCACCGCGCCGAAGGTGCCCTCGGCGGTGCTGGTCGGGTAGTAGATCGTGCCGCCCCGGAATCCGCTGACACTGGAGGCGGCGACGGTGCTCTGGGCGATGGCGAAGCGCCCACGGGTGGCCTCGATGCTGGCCACGGTGGGGTCGGGGCCCCGCTCGTACGGGCTGGCGGCGGCGTGCGCGGGCGGGGCGGCGCCCAGAGCGGCGCCGAGCACGGCCAGGGCGACAGCCAACCGGGCGGCACGTCGGGGGCGGCAGCCCGGCGGTACGGGGGTGATGGCGGGTAGGGGCTGCATGTCTCGCTCCGAGGGGAAGGAGCCGACGGTCCCGGGACGGGGACCGGCCGAGGGGATCCATCGACATCAGTCATCGTCCGCCCGCGCGCCCGAACACCACCAATCCCACCCACCCCCTGCCACCGCGCTATGAACCCCCACCCGGACGCCGGCGTTGATCATGAAGTTAGCGGCACGACACGCCGACACAAGCGCCGCTAACTTCATGATCAACGCCGGAAAGGGCCCCGGGGAGGGCGCCCCGGGGAGGGGTGGTCAGCGGGGGAAGTGGGTGTTCAGCTCGTCGGTGCGGAACTTGCCGGTTGGGTCGAGGCGGCCCAACAGCGCGATGAAGTCCGCGTAGCGGGGATAGCTGGCGGCGAGCGCGGCCGGATCGGTGGTGAAGACCTTGCCCCAGTGCGAACGCGGCGCGAACGGCGTCAGCCGTTCCTCCACTACCGCCAGCACGGGGGCCACCGCCACCGGGTCGCCGATCCAGGTGAAGTGCACGGCGAGGCTGTCCCGGTGATGGTTCGGGCTGAGCCACAGCTCGTCGGCCGCCACCGTACGCAGCTCGCACACCTGGAGCACGGGGGCGATCAGGTGCGCCACGTCGTCCAGGGCGGCGAGGGCCTCGGCCGCCGCCGCGCGTGGCAGGTGGTACTCGGACTGGAGCTCGTCGCCGCTGCTCGGGGTGAAGCCGAGCTTGAAGTGCGGCAGCCGCTCGTGCCACGGGCCCGGCACACCGAGCTGCTCGGTGCAGTTCTCCGCCGGCATCCCGAGCACCGGGTGGCGCGGCTCGTCGGCGGCGGTGGTGCCGAGCCAGTCCGCCGGGGGTGGCGGCTGGTCCGCCCGCTGCTTGCGCCACACCTCACGCAGTCGCGGCGCGCGCCAGTCGGTGAACACGCTCACGCTGTACGCCGAGCCGAGCGCCGCGTCGAGCGCCTCCCGGGGCAGGTCGAGCCGAACGTACTGGCGCAGCTCGAACGTCGGCACCACGTCCAAAGTGACCCGCGTGACCAGGCCGAGCGCGCCGAGCCCCACC contains:
- a CDS encoding ABC transporter permease, with translation MTTLPATPAATRTDRTDEPDRRLPALGGFAPAVLRIELRRVLRNRRTLAFTLIMPGVFFLIFGLPQGGQTLDNGRPVTAYVMISLAVYAAMVATTSAGGAVATERALGWSRQLRLTPLRPTAYVATKLTTAMSLGLLAVVVEFLVGAAAGVRIPVYVWLLAGLAAWLGSLVFAAFGLFMGYLVPAENVMQFIGPILAVLAMFGGLFVPLEVLPDVLQQVARFTPVYGVGELSRAPLTGEGVSMAAVANIACWALVFGVGAARLFRRDTARV
- a CDS encoding FAD-binding protein, with amino-acid sequence MIAPEHGGPSTATADVPRRNWAGNVRYAARAFHRPTTTDELRRLVAGSSRIRAVGTGHSFNRFGDTAGDLVTLAGLPPAIDVDAERARVTVTGALRYGDVARQLHAQGYALANLASLPHISVAGAVATASHGSGQTHGNLATSVAALELVTADGDLLHVDRDTDGDTFAGMVVGLGALGLVTRVTLDVVPTFELRQYVRLDLPREALDAALGSAYSVSVFTDWRAPRLREVWRKQRADQPPPPADWLGTTAADEPRHPVLGMPAENCTEQLGVPGPWHERLPHFKLGFTPSSGDELQSEYHLPRAAAAEALAALDDVAHLIAPVLQVCELRTVAADELWLSPNHHRDSLAVHFTWIGDPVAVAPVLAVVEERLTPFAPRSHWGKVFTTDPAALAASYPRYADFIALLGRLDPTGKFRTDELNTHFPR
- a CDS encoding alpha/beta hydrolase, with protein sequence MGATPQGQVDTVVLVHGLWMTSRSWEGWAQRFAARGLRVLTPSWPGMDRDVERLRDDPAPIAEQSIAGIVKHYDGLIRTLPSPPIIMGHSFGGLITQLLVDRGLGAAAVGVHPAPVKGVLKLPLSTLRSAFSILRSPANRHRAVPFTPEDFHYAFGNTMSREDSDRAWQRYAVPGAGRVLFEGSFANLDPRSPARVDTGRDNRAPLLLIAGEVDHVVPPTVVKSNAALYQKSRALTAYQEFPGRSHFTVGQDGWEEIADYALDWALRAAALPREATIASESPRR
- a CDS encoding site-2 protease family protein, which translates into the protein MRASFRLGRIAGVPVGVNWSVLVIFALIAWGLAANQFPRSYPDRAPLAYTLAGLAAAVVFFVGLLAHEVSHAIVAKRNGLEVGGITLWLFGGVAELRGEPRDPGAELRISGIGPLVSLLLGAFFGVIAALLALAGQGGLLLGVMAWLAGINVLLAIFNVLPAAPLDGGRLLRAAVWKATGDRARASVVAARAGWVLGALLIGLGLWQFLSGVGFGGLWLALIGWFLIGAAGMEERQARTGSALRGIRVGEVMTPQPQTASAEMTVADFVDHYLFAYRHSALPLTEDGRPTGLVTLDRVRGVPADRRPSTTLAEVACRADELVLAQPGEELNDLLPRLSECADGRALVVTDGRLVGIVSPSDISRAVQRGTLRTAPPTQPTQPTPAPPR
- a CDS encoding ABC transporter ATP-binding protein; its protein translation is MTSTHPAVELNGLTKTFGAVTAVDGLSLRVQPGEVVAFLGPNGAGKTTTIDMLLGLARPDAGTVRILGSTPDDAVARGRVAAVLQTGGLLKDLTVGETVQMSAHFYRHTRPAAEVLERAGIADIADRVVGRCSGGQQQRLRFALALLPDPDLMVLDEPTTGMDVEGRRDFWQALRRDARAGRTVIFATHYLDEADAYADRIVLVRQGRVVADGTTAEIKNLAAGRTVRATLPCADQAALAALPGVDAVEVRGDSVLVRTGDSDAIARHLLTRTAARDVEITSRNLEDAFLALTTEHTGA